Proteins from one Desulfonema limicola genomic window:
- a CDS encoding CopG family transcriptional regulator has translation MKKKINYKKAPKEIAEAIEASQIIDDFLPPPANLVLKDLSVKITVDLSVPNAEFLKENAQKLGIPLKQMIKNILDNYVEYFHEKPYKVR, from the coding sequence ATGAAGAAAAAAATCAATTATAAAAAAGCCCCGAAAGAAATAGCGGAAGCAATTGAAGCATCACAGATAATTGATGATTTTTTGCCACCGCCTGCCAATTTAGTATTAAAAGATCTTTCAGTAAAAATAACAGTGGATTTGAGCGTACCAAATGCAGAGTTTTTAAAAGAGAATGCTCAAAAATTAGGTATTCCGCTTAAGCAGATGATAAAAAATATCCTTGATAACTATGTGGAATATTTTCATGAAAAGCCATATAAAGTACGATAG
- a CDS encoding BrnT family toxin, translating to MKFEWDENKNLENIKKHGISFEISQKAFLDAHRIIAEDIKHSNENEKRYFCFGKIDNDIITVRFTIRDKNIRIFGSGIWREGRKKYEEKNQL from the coding sequence ATGAAATTTGAATGGGATGAAAATAAAAATCTGGAAAATATAAAGAAGCATGGCATATCTTTTGAAATTTCTCAAAAAGCATTTCTCGATGCTCACCGAATAATTGCTGAAGATATAAAACATAGTAATGAAAATGAAAAGCGATATTTTTGTTTTGGAAAGATTGATAACGATATAATAACGGTAAGATTTACAATTCGAGATAAGAACATACGAATATTTGGCTCAGGTATATGGCGCGAAGGACGAAAAAAATATGAAGAAAAAAATCAATTATAA
- the argF gene encoding ornithine carbamoyltransferase, which produces MKKDILTLSDLEKKDFDHLFKRAAQLKERHKKGVSDFPLKGKTLGLLFDKASTRTRISFESAMVHLGGTPMFISSQDTQMSRNEPIKDTARVMSRYLDCLAIRTYSQERIEEFAEYTDIPVINALTDLYHPCQVLSDLMTVIESKGRYEDLKITWLGDGNNVAQSWINAAAVLGLNLTLACPKGYYPDEKILANALEKKCGKITIVSNPEEAARDADVIYTDVWASMGQESELESRIKLFKPFQVNKTIVAIAAKDVIVMHCLPAHREEEISEDVLEGPNSVVWDQAENKMHMHKAILEWVMA; this is translated from the coding sequence ATGAAAAAGGATATATTAACACTTTCAGACCTTGAAAAAAAGGATTTTGACCATCTCTTTAAACGGGCTGCCCAGCTAAAGGAACGGCATAAAAAAGGCGTTTCAGACTTCCCCCTTAAAGGGAAAACCCTGGGACTGCTTTTTGACAAGGCATCCACACGTACAAGAATTTCTTTTGAATCTGCAATGGTTCATCTGGGCGGAACACCCATGTTCATAAGCTCCCAGGATACCCAGATGTCAAGAAATGAACCCATAAAAGATACAGCAAGGGTAATGTCCCGCTATCTTGACTGCCTTGCCATTCGTACCTATTCCCAGGAACGCATTGAGGAATTTGCAGAATATACTGACATACCGGTTATAAATGCCCTGACAGACCTCTACCATCCATGCCAGGTACTCAGCGATCTAATGACTGTTATTGAATCAAAGGGCAGGTATGAAGACCTTAAAATTACATGGCTCGGAGACGGCAATAATGTTGCCCAGTCATGGATTAATGCAGCAGCAGTTTTAGGGCTGAACCTGACACTTGCCTGTCCCAAAGGATATTATCCTGATGAAAAAATCCTGGCAAATGCCTTGGAAAAAAAATGCGGTAAAATTACCATAGTATCTAATCCAGAAGAAGCTGCCAGAGATGCAGATGTCATATATACGGATGTCTGGGCAAGTATGGGACAGGAATCAGAACTTGAATCAAGAATCAAGCTGTTTAAACCCTTTCAGGTAAATAAAACCATTGTTGCAATAGCTGCAAAAGATGTTATTGTAATGCACTGCCTCCCTGCCCACAGGGAAGAAGAGATAAGCGAAGATGTTCTTGAAGGTCCAAACTCGGTAGTATGGGATCAGGCAGAAAACAAAATGCACATGCACAAGGCCATTCTTGAATGGGTTATGGCATAA
- a CDS encoding acetylornithine transaminase: MNKDIIKKSDKAITATYTRPSIVIEKGQGCTLWDTEGRAYTDFLAGIAVCNLGHAHPEIAKALCNQAHTLFHVSNLYYTIPQTELASWLTEHSFADRVFFCNSGAEANEAAIKIARRYFYEKGEFHRYRIVTAEKSFHGRTMATLSATGQDKIKKGFSPILEGFDYVPFNNIEALKNAMEPSVCAVMLEPVQGEGGVILPDPEYLETVRRMCDETGTLLIFDEIQTGIGRTGKLFAYEHFNIEPDIMTLAKALGNGLPIGAMLTREYIAQAFTPGAHASTFGGTPVITAAALKTLEVLTRENIIDYCRETGVYFKEKLMELKSRHESVVDVRGIGLLIGMELNMEGAQIVLECMKKGFLINCIQGNILRFAPPLIIKKEDIDALINCLDEIL; the protein is encoded by the coding sequence ATGAATAAAGACATTATAAAAAAATCAGATAAAGCAATTACAGCAACCTATACAAGACCCTCAATTGTTATTGAAAAGGGACAGGGCTGCACCCTGTGGGACACAGAAGGCAGGGCCTATACTGATTTTCTTGCAGGCATTGCAGTATGTAATCTTGGACACGCTCATCCTGAAATTGCAAAAGCTTTGTGCAATCAGGCTCACACACTTTTTCATGTGTCCAACCTTTATTACACAATTCCCCAGACCGAGCTTGCTTCATGGCTGACAGAACACAGCTTTGCAGACCGTGTTTTTTTCTGCAACAGCGGAGCTGAAGCCAATGAAGCAGCCATAAAGATTGCCCGCCGGTATTTTTATGAAAAAGGAGAATTTCACCGTTACAGGATTGTAACTGCTGAAAAATCCTTTCACGGCAGAACAATGGCAACACTTTCTGCAACCGGACAAGATAAAATCAAAAAAGGCTTTTCACCCATACTTGAAGGTTTTGACTATGTTCCTTTTAACAATATTGAAGCCTTAAAAAATGCAATGGAGCCTTCGGTCTGCGCTGTTATGCTTGAACCTGTTCAGGGTGAAGGAGGGGTTATCCTGCCTGATCCTGAATACCTGGAAACTGTCCGCAGGATGTGCGATGAAACAGGAACCCTGCTCATATTTGACGAAATCCAGACAGGAATCGGACGAACAGGAAAGCTTTTTGCCTATGAGCATTTTAATATAGAGCCTGATATTATGACCCTGGCAAAAGCTCTGGGCAACGGTCTGCCCATAGGAGCCATGCTCACAAGAGAATATATTGCCCAGGCATTCACCCCTGGTGCCCATGCCTCAACCTTTGGAGGAACACCTGTTATAACAGCAGCAGCCTTAAAAACCCTTGAAGTCCTGACCCGTGAAAATATTATTGATTACTGCCGGGAAACAGGGGTATATTTTAAAGAAAAACTCATGGAACTGAAATCAAGGCATGAATCTGTTGTTGATGTCAGAGGCATAGGCCTGCTAATAGGCATGGAACTGAATATGGAAGGGGCACAAATAGTTCTGGAATGTATGAAAAAAGGTTTTCTAATAAATTGTATTCAGGGGAATATCCTCAGGTTTGCCCCTCCTTTGATTATAAAAAAAGAGGATATTGACGCTCTGATTAATTGCCTGGATGAAATATTGTGA
- the argB gene encoding acetylglutamate kinase yields the protein MSSNVADILIEALPYIRSFKDMTIVIKYGGHAMVDEQLKEDFARDITLLKFIGLNPVVVHGGGPQISKVLDQMGISSKFVRGMRLTDAPTMDVVEMVLGGKVNKGIVSQINQQGGKAVGLSGKDGGLIQAEKLHIVYQEDENKPPEIIDPGLVGQVTKINPDIINTLTAKGFIPIIAPVGTGASGETYNINADLVAGHIAQALSAGRFILMTDVDGVLDQAGNLISSIDAQTIKKNIKDKTISGGMIPKIECALEALENGVGKTHIINGKKPHALILELFTDEGIGTQVTI from the coding sequence ATGAGTTCCAATGTTGCCGACATATTAATTGAGGCTCTGCCGTATATCCGAAGCTTTAAAGACATGACCATTGTCATCAAGTACGGAGGTCATGCCATGGTGGATGAGCAGCTTAAAGAAGATTTTGCCAGAGATATTACCCTGCTGAAATTTATAGGCTTAAACCCCGTGGTTGTTCACGGAGGAGGACCTCAAATCAGCAAAGTACTGGATCAGATGGGTATATCCTCCAAATTTGTCAGGGGTATGCGCCTGACTGATGCACCAACCATGGATGTGGTGGAAATGGTGCTTGGGGGCAAGGTAAATAAAGGCATAGTATCACAGATTAATCAGCAGGGGGGCAAGGCCGTAGGTTTAAGCGGCAAGGACGGGGGTCTTATCCAGGCAGAAAAACTGCATATTGTTTATCAGGAAGATGAAAACAAGCCCCCTGAGATCATTGATCCAGGTCTTGTAGGACAGGTAACAAAGATCAATCCTGATATAATAAACACCCTTACTGCAAAGGGTTTTATCCCTATTATCGCACCTGTGGGAACAGGTGCTTCAGGAGAAACCTATAATATAAATGCTGATCTTGTTGCAGGCCATATTGCCCAGGCACTTTCCGCAGGCCGTTTTATTCTTATGACAGATGTTGACGGGGTGCTTGACCAGGCAGGAAATCTTATATCTTCCATTGATGCCCAGACAATAAAAAAAAATATAAAGGATAAAACCATTTCAGGGGGCATGATTCCCAAAATAGAATGCGCGCTGGAAGCCCTGGAAAACGGTGTTGGCAAGACCCATATAATAAACGGCAAAAAACCTCATGCCCTGATCCTGGAACTTTTTACAGATGAAGGAATCGGAACCCAGGTAACAATATGA
- the hslU gene encoding ATP-dependent protease ATPase subunit HslU, producing the protein MSDLKPLEIVKELDKYIIGQDKAKKSVAIALRNRWRRQHVSEDLRDEIAPKNIILIGPTGVGKTEIARRLSKLTDSPFNKVEASKFTEVGYVGRDVESMVRDLVDLTVNMLKAREQELVQEKAEIIAEERILDLLLPKSGDPNIQEGHGTGTLEIVTSTIETPSSTREKLRSMLRDGKLNSRYIDLELTDRSMPMVEIFSNVGMEEMGINFKDMFNNLMPKNTKKRKVKISEALKILIQEEAQNLVDMDNVVKTAIEKVEQSGIIFLDEIDKIAGKESGHGPDVSRGGVQRDLLPLVEGTTVGTKYGIVKTDHILFMASGAFHVSKPSDLIPELQGRFPIRVELDSLGQKEFIRILTEPKNALLLQYMALLRTEGIDLVFEDDAVEELARYAEEVNAMTENIGARRLHTIMECLLEDILFDAPDMEVKKVTINKNYVETKLKDIKTNEDLSRYIL; encoded by the coding sequence ATGAGTGACTTAAAACCATTAGAAATAGTAAAAGAACTTGATAAATATATCATAGGCCAGGACAAAGCTAAAAAGTCCGTTGCCATTGCCCTTAGAAACAGGTGGAGAAGGCAGCATGTATCTGAGGATCTTCGTGATGAAATTGCGCCTAAAAACATTATTTTAATCGGGCCTACAGGCGTTGGAAAAACTGAAATTGCCAGACGGCTTTCAAAACTGACTGACTCGCCTTTTAACAAGGTTGAAGCATCCAAATTTACAGAGGTCGGTTATGTAGGCCGTGATGTTGAATCTATGGTAAGGGATTTGGTTGATCTGACTGTGAACATGCTTAAAGCAAGGGAGCAGGAACTTGTCCAGGAAAAAGCTGAAATAATTGCCGAAGAAAGAATACTTGATCTTCTTCTTCCCAAATCAGGTGATCCAAATATTCAAGAAGGTCATGGAACAGGGACACTGGAGATTGTAACATCCACCATTGAAACCCCTTCATCAACCAGGGAAAAACTCCGTTCCATGCTGAGAGACGGAAAATTGAACAGCCGTTACATAGACCTGGAATTAACAGACCGCTCCATGCCAATGGTGGAAATCTTTTCCAATGTAGGCATGGAAGAAATGGGCATTAATTTCAAGGATATGTTCAACAATCTTATGCCCAAGAATACCAAAAAGCGAAAAGTCAAGATTTCCGAAGCATTGAAAATACTGATCCAGGAAGAAGCTCAAAACCTGGTTGATATGGATAATGTTGTCAAGACTGCTATTGAAAAGGTTGAGCAGTCAGGCATTATATTCCTGGACGAAATTGACAAGATTGCAGGAAAAGAAAGCGGGCACGGGCCTGATGTATCAAGAGGCGGGGTTCAGCGTGATCTTCTTCCCCTTGTAGAAGGCACCACAGTTGGAACCAAATACGGTATAGTAAAAACAGACCATATTCTTTTTATGGCTTCAGGCGCTTTCCATGTCTCCAAACCCTCTGATTTAATACCTGAACTCCAGGGGCGTTTTCCAATCAGGGTTGAACTGGATTCTCTGGGACAAAAAGAATTTATCAGGATTCTCACAGAACCCAAAAATGCCCTTCTTCTTCAATACATGGCTCTTTTAAGAACAGAAGGTATTGATCTTGTTTTTGAAGATGATGCAGTTGAAGAGCTTGCCAGGTATGCAGAAGAGGTTAATGCAATGACTGAAAATATCGGGGCAAGAAGACTTCATACTATTATGGAATGCCTGCTTGAAGATATTTTATTTGACGCTCCTGACATGGAGGTTAAAAAAGTTACCATAAATAAAAACTATGTTGAAACCAAGCTCAAGGACATAAAAACCAACGAAGACCTGAGCAGGTATATTTTATAA
- the hslV gene encoding ATP-dependent protease subunit HslV, with amino-acid sequence MENFHGTTILAVRHKNKLAVAGDGQVTLGASVVKHQARKVRRIYNNKIIVGFAGATADALNLSERLETKLEQYNGNLTRSAVELAKDWRTDKYLRRLEAMMIAADETRLFLISGNGDVIEPDEGFTAIGSGGIAAQAAAAALIMHADLDAREIAEEAMKIAASICIYTNNSVTIEEL; translated from the coding sequence ATGGAAAATTTTCATGGAACTACCATACTGGCAGTAAGGCATAAAAATAAACTTGCTGTAGCAGGAGATGGACAGGTAACCCTGGGAGCCAGTGTTGTCAAACATCAGGCCAGAAAAGTCAGACGCATTTACAATAATAAAATAATTGTAGGATTTGCCGGAGCAACTGCTGATGCCCTTAACCTGTCAGAACGCCTGGAAACCAAGCTTGAGCAGTATAACGGAAACCTGACCCGAAGTGCAGTAGAACTGGCAAAGGACTGGCGTACAGATAAATATCTCAGACGGCTTGAAGCCATGATGATTGCAGCAGATGAAACCCGTCTTTTCCTGATTTCAGGCAATGGAGATGTAATTGAGCCGGATGAGGGATTTACTGCCATTGGTTCAGGCGGGATTGCAGCCCAGGCAGCGGCTGCAGCATTAATAATGCATGCAGATCTTGATGCCAGAGAAATTGCAGAAGAGGCCATGAAAATTGCTGCCTCTATTTGTATTTATACCAATAATTCGGTCACTATCGAAGAATTATAA
- the xerA gene encoding site-specific tyrosine recombinase/integron integrase: protein MNSRSLKALISSYIKSLSLEKEYSENTVRAYQQDLRDFLDFLIETEASKDHKPVLAKDISPQILRVYLGVLHKKNKKTSIARKIASIRSFFKFLVQRGHIHNNPCDMITGPKKDRNLPAYLTIDDIFRLLDSIEADTVLGARNLAMFELLYSTGIRVSELVGLNLFDIDFKQEMILIRGKAGKERLLPAGSKALKAVNIYRRQLQKEKSIGFDKNGPVFLNKNLARLTARSVGRILEQNLKKCGLYVKVSPHGLRHTFASHMLDAGVDLRTLQEFLGHESLSTTQKYTHVSIDKLMETYDQAHPRK from the coding sequence ATGAACAGCCGGTCTCTGAAAGCTCTTATTTCATCCTATATAAAATCGCTTTCCCTTGAAAAAGAATATTCTGAAAATACAGTCCGGGCTTATCAGCAGGATCTGAGAGATTTTTTAGATTTTCTGATTGAGACAGAGGCATCAAAAGATCATAAACCAGTTCTTGCCAAAGATATAAGCCCCCAGATACTGAGGGTTTATTTGGGGGTGCTGCACAAAAAGAACAAAAAAACATCTATTGCCAGGAAGATTGCATCAATACGGTCGTTTTTTAAATTCCTTGTTCAGCGCGGCCATATTCACAATAACCCATGTGATATGATAACAGGCCCTAAAAAAGACAGGAATCTTCCTGCTTATCTTACAATAGATGATATATTTCGTCTTCTGGATTCCATAGAAGCAGATACTGTTCTGGGTGCCAGGAATCTGGCAATGTTTGAGCTTTTGTATTCAACAGGCATCAGGGTTTCGGAACTGGTTGGTTTAAATCTTTTTGATATAGATTTTAAACAGGAGATGATCTTAATCAGGGGAAAGGCTGGAAAGGAAAGACTTCTGCCGGCAGGGAGCAAAGCTCTAAAAGCTGTTAATATATATCGCAGGCAGTTACAAAAAGAGAAAAGCATAGGATTTGATAAAAACGGGCCTGTTTTTCTAAACAAAAACCTGGCCCGTCTCACAGCCAGGTCAGTAGGCAGGATTCTTGAACAAAATCTTAAAAAATGCGGATTATATGTAAAGGTTTCACCTCACGGCCTGCGTCATACATTTGCAAGTCATATGCTTGATGCAGGGGTTGATCTTAGAACCTTGCAGGAATTTTTAGGTCATGAGAGTCTTTCTACAACCCAGAAATATACTCATGTCAGTATAGACAAACTTATGGAAACCTATGATCAAGCTCATCCCAGAAAATAA
- a CDS encoding 5' nucleotidase, NT5C type, which yields MLLNEKIDPKSIGFDIDGVVADTMTLFLDIARNEHDIHHVRYNDITHYNLEDCIDIEPEIISIIIKKLLDGSYDADLKPLKGSIDVLNRLSTKHSPVCFVTARPVLKPIQKWMKNQLGVEDSQIDIIATGSFEAKTNVLLSREISWFVEDRLETCFILNDAGINPIVFKQPWNREKHPFKEIGAWHELESMIAF from the coding sequence ATGCTTTTGAATGAAAAGATAGATCCAAAATCAATCGGTTTTGATATTGACGGCGTTGTTGCGGACACCATGACCTTATTTCTTGATATTGCAAGAAATGAGCATGATATTCACCATGTCCGCTACAATGACATTACCCATTATAACCTGGAAGACTGCATTGATATTGAACCGGAAATCATTTCCATAATTATCAAAAAACTGCTGGATGGAAGCTATGATGCAGACTTGAAGCCTTTAAAAGGCTCAATTGATGTTTTAAACCGTCTCAGCACCAAACATTCGCCTGTCTGCTTTGTAACTGCCAGGCCTGTTCTTAAACCAATACAAAAATGGATGAAAAATCAACTGGGTGTTGAAGATTCGCAGATTGATATTATTGCAACAGGCTCCTTTGAAGCAAAGACAAATGTGCTTTTATCCAGGGAAATTTCCTGGTTTGTAGAAGACAGGCTTGAAACCTGTTTTATACTCAATGATGCAGGAATAAATCCTATTGTTTTCAAACAGCCCTGGAACAGGGAAAAGCATCCTTTCAAAGAAATAGGGGCATGGCATGAACTTGAATCAATGATTGCGTTCTAA
- a CDS encoding Rho termination factor N-terminal domain-containing protein, whose protein sequence is MAGKKKVTKEKPLDKMTSKELREVAKEIDGIVGVHGMNKTELISSIKKSRGIIETAGSQKSADVRDIKQKIKELKVKYEAAAKKEDSKMTAIFRKKIINLKKKTRKAA, encoded by the coding sequence ATGGCTGGCAAGAAAAAAGTAACAAAAGAAAAACCTCTGGATAAAATGACATCAAAGGAATTAAGGGAAGTTGCCAAGGAAATTGACGGAATTGTCGGGGTTCATGGCATGAACAAAACTGAGCTTATAAGCTCAATTAAAAAATCACGGGGAATTATAGAAACAGCAGGTTCACAAAAAAGTGCTGATGTTCGTGATATAAAACAGAAGATAAAAGAATTAAAGGTTAAATATGAGGCTGCTGCTAAAAAAGAAGACTCAAAAATGACTGCTATTTTCAGGAAAAAAATTATAAATCTTAAGAAAAAAACGCGCAAAGCTGCGTAA
- a CDS encoding uracil-DNA glycosylase yields the protein MKEKEISNPCISPTDFAAVMAETGNTLRYMAECGSRGFDCSRKTLELLKNLGTRKKPETETLASIYADLENCRRCKLCTKRTKIVFGAGSPNARLIFVGEGPGYDEDLSGEPFVGKAGQLLTKIIKAMNLTREQVYICNIVKCRPPGNRNPEPDEIMTCIPFLKKQIAVIKPEFICALGKIAAQALLNSTQPISKIRGSFFDYQGIKLMPTFHPAFLLRNPAKKGDVWEDMKKIMREMGQKI from the coding sequence ATGAAAGAAAAAGAGATTTCAAATCCCTGTATATCTCCAACAGATTTTGCTGCTGTTATGGCTGAAACAGGCAATACCCTGCGGTATATGGCTGAATGCGGTTCCAGGGGTTTTGACTGTTCAAGGAAAACCCTGGAATTGCTAAAAAATCTTGGAACCAGGAAAAAACCGGAAACTGAAACATTAGCTTCTATTTATGCTGACCTGGAAAACTGCAGACGCTGCAAACTATGCACTAAAAGAACAAAGATTGTTTTTGGAGCAGGCAGTCCAAATGCCAGGCTTATCTTTGTTGGAGAAGGCCCCGGCTATGATGAAGACCTGTCAGGAGAACCTTTTGTAGGCAAAGCAGGACAGCTTCTGACTAAAATAATTAAAGCCATGAACCTGACCCGTGAACAGGTTTATATATGCAATATAGTCAAATGCCGGCCGCCTGGAAACCGGAATCCTGAACCTGATGAAATCATGACCTGCATCCCTTTTCTTAAAAAGCAGATTGCAGTTATAAAACCTGAATTTATTTGTGCATTGGGAAAAATTGCAGCACAGGCATTATTAAACTCAACACAACCGATCTCAAAAATCAGGGGCAGTTTTTTTGATTACCAGGGAATAAAACTGATGCCCACCTTTCATCCTGCTTTTCTTTTGAGAAATCCAGCTAAAAAAGGTGATGTATGGGAAGATATGAAAAAAATTATGAGAGAAATGGGGCAAAAAATTTAA